The genomic DNA AAAGCTCCTGGGCGATCGTGGCGCCGTCACGACGCAGTTCCTCGGTCGTGGCGGGCTCCAGGCCGGCGACCCGATCCGCCCAGCGCTCGACCAGGTTGTGGATCGGGGCCATGTTGGGGCGGGCATACTGCAGTTCCTCGGCGAACTCGAGTAGCGATTCCTGCAGTTCATCAGGCTCGTCGGCCGAGCAGCTCCCGGAGAATTCCGCCAGGCTGTCGAGGGCCTTGCGCGCCAGCTGGCTGGCGCCATTGATGCGGTCATCCGCCAGTTCGCGGCGATGCAGAGAGCGGAATTCCGCGTCATCCATGATCACGCCCCTCGACGGCTGCTATTCGAGACGGATCTCGTCGTCGATCGTCACTTCCAGATCGAGTTCCGGGACCCGCAGGACAACCGAGGCCGGCAGGCTTTCGTTGCCCTGCAGGCGGCCGTCACCAACGCGCTCGTAGACCGCTTTTTCGAGCTCCCGCTGCGACGTGATGCCGACTTTCTTGAGGAAGCCGCGCATCTGCTTGTTGAAGAGTTCCTCGTCCATGCTGCACCTCCGCGGTGGACTGTACCGCACCCATGATAGTCGCAGGGACCGGCGGCGGTCACGAATCGTGCCGCCGCCGCTCCTGGTCGCGGTCAGGCGCGGGCCGCGGCAAGCGCCTGGTCGATATCGGCCAGGATGTCGTCGATATGCTCGATC from Halofilum ochraceum includes the following:
- a CDS encoding DUF6494 family protein, yielding MDEELFNKQMRGFLKKVGITSQRELEKAVYERVGDGRLQGNESLPASVVLRVPELDLEVTIDDEIRLE